In one window of Microscilla marina ATCC 23134 DNA:
- a CDS encoding AraC family transcriptional regulator, with amino-acid sequence MKNDLHIERLRSLLNLLENNFTKPLSSSEVAAATFYSYRNINRIFRAVFHKSIGRYIKELLLQEAARRLAYSDKAITDIAFELNYSDLQAFNKAFRREFDCSPSQFRQQEKKDMKAWINTKLPEEIKELDRLTYSIESLPPTRILYLTHYGNYNSQGINDCWDALLEYAYQQKLLKEDTHYLGELMDDDEIVKDENCRYNAAITLPQEAVFEPTGFFNTKTIESGQYVCVTHQGDRNKLDTVYEQIFLHWIVKNEFEIVDKPFLEFYLNDETDTATKDLLTEIYVPVASSKL; translated from the coding sequence ATGAAAAATGACTTACACATTGAACGGCTTCGTAGTTTATTAAATTTGCTCGAAAATAACTTTACCAAGCCGCTGTCTTCTTCAGAGGTAGCAGCGGCTACTTTTTATTCTTACCGTAACATCAATCGCATTTTTCGGGCAGTTTTTCACAAATCTATTGGTCGCTATATCAAAGAGCTATTGTTGCAAGAAGCCGCCCGACGGTTGGCATATTCTGACAAAGCCATTACTGACATCGCCTTTGAACTCAACTACAGCGACTTACAGGCTTTTAACAAAGCTTTTAGACGTGAGTTCGACTGTTCCCCTTCTCAATTTAGACAACAAGAAAAAAAAGACATGAAAGCTTGGATCAATACCAAATTACCTGAAGAAATCAAAGAGTTAGACCGCCTAACATACAGCATAGAGTCTTTACCTCCTACCCGTATACTCTACCTTACCCACTATGGGAACTATAATTCACAAGGCATCAACGATTGTTGGGATGCTTTGCTAGAGTATGCCTACCAACAAAAGCTGCTCAAGGAAGATACCCATTATTTGGGCGAGCTCATGGATGACGACGAGATAGTAAAAGATGAAAACTGCCGTTACAATGCAGCCATTACTTTGCCCCAAGAAGCAGTGTTTGAACCCACAGGTTTTTTTAATACCAAAACCATCGAGTCTGGGCAATATGTGTGTGTCACGCACCAAGGCGATAGGAACAAGTTAGACACTGTTTATGAGCAAATATTTTTGCATTGGATTGTCAAAAACGAGTTTGAAATTGTCGATAAGCCTTTTTTAGAGTTTTACCTCAACGACGAAACCGATACGGCTACCAAGGATTTACTTACAGAAATTTATGTGCCTGTAGCTAGTAGCAAGCTTTAA
- a CDS encoding AI-2E family transporter, translating into MSLISNKPFTIDRVIRTAIWVAVIWGFFKALQYLSDILIPFAIAALLAYLINPLVIFLQEKVRIRNRVISVLLSLIVVFGLLTGLALILIPLVTKDISHMAEIVKGLAQDPQLDMKAQEYIPPSVWKEVNTLLNSDFFHTDKFANMAIDAAKKVLPNVIGLFNNVLHLLLSIMGLAIILLYLVFILLDYNKIMVQWTDLLPEQYHHTIKDVSTNFKKAMGSYFRAQTVIASLVGILFAIGFSIIDLPMAVVFGLFVGLLNLVPYLQNIAFIPAALFALVHSLDTGENFWIMMLLVLAIFAIVQLIQDALLTPKIMGDAIGLNPAVMLLSLSIWGKLLGLLGLIIALPMTFLIWSYYSRFLAKSDNHPETPLIPTPRPKE; encoded by the coding sequence ATGTCGCTTATTAGCAATAAACCTTTTACAATAGACCGAGTTATAAGAACTGCCATCTGGGTGGCCGTAATTTGGGGGTTCTTTAAAGCACTACAATACTTAAGCGATATATTGATTCCTTTTGCCATTGCAGCATTGCTGGCGTATCTCATCAATCCTTTGGTAATTTTTCTGCAAGAAAAAGTTCGGATAAGAAACCGGGTCATCTCAGTTTTGCTTAGCCTGATAGTAGTATTTGGGTTACTCACTGGGCTTGCGCTGATTTTGATCCCACTCGTTACCAAAGATATCAGCCACATGGCAGAAATAGTCAAAGGCCTTGCTCAAGATCCTCAGCTTGACATGAAAGCCCAGGAGTACATCCCTCCCAGCGTTTGGAAAGAAGTCAACACACTGCTCAACAGTGATTTTTTTCACACCGATAAGTTTGCCAATATGGCTATTGATGCCGCCAAAAAAGTGTTGCCCAATGTCATTGGTTTGTTCAACAATGTATTGCACTTACTGCTTAGTATTATGGGGCTTGCCATTATTCTGCTTTACCTGGTGTTTATTTTACTTGATTACAACAAAATTATGGTTCAGTGGACTGACTTGTTGCCTGAACAGTACCATCATACTATCAAAGATGTATCTACAAACTTTAAAAAAGCCATGGGAAGTTACTTCAGAGCACAAACCGTGATTGCGTCTTTGGTAGGAATATTATTTGCGATTGGCTTTAGTATCATAGATTTACCAATGGCGGTGGTTTTTGGGTTGTTTGTGGGCTTGCTCAACCTGGTGCCTTACTTACAAAACATTGCGTTTATCCCAGCCGCTCTGTTTGCCCTGGTACACTCGCTCGACACTGGAGAAAATTTCTGGATCATGATGCTGTTGGTATTAGCTATTTTTGCCATTGTTCAACTCATTCAAGATGCCCTGCTCACTCCCAAGATAATGGGGGATGCCATTGGGCTAAACCCGGCAGTCATGCTGCTTTCGTTGTCTATATGGGGCAAACTGCTTGGGTTGTTGGGATTGATCATTGCTTTGCCTATGACCTTTCTGATTTGGTCTTATTACAGCCGTTTTTTAGCCAAGTCTGATAATCACCCAGAAACCCCGCTCATACCCACACCTCGCCCCAAAGAATGA
- a CDS encoding helix-turn-helix domain-containing protein, with amino-acid sequence MFFSKNLRYIREEKYKITQGALAEILGVSRSALSAYEDGRAEPRILLLIKIAQYFAVSIDEMVNVNFAEAEQAYVTRIEQLNKYITAHQIKINRVQTEHSTPKDYLELVPQKATAGYTQGFANPEYLNTLPKYKIPFLSKGKIYRAFEIDGDSMLPLQSGAIVIGEKIANWDDLTSGQTCVVVSKHEGIVLKKVYKRLFDYGKLLLKSENISYRPYEIEATEILELWKFVAHISHCFPTDAPDIEDIKFAFDRIEFQLNQTRLNLLGQASNELKE; translated from the coding sequence ATGTTTTTTAGCAAAAATTTAAGATACATCCGCGAAGAAAAATACAAAATTACTCAAGGGGCTTTAGCCGAAATTTTAGGAGTATCACGCAGCGCATTGAGCGCCTATGAAGATGGCAGGGCAGAGCCCCGGATACTGTTGCTCATTAAAATAGCTCAATACTTTGCAGTGAGCATCGACGAAATGGTCAATGTCAATTTTGCCGAAGCAGAACAAGCCTACGTTACCCGTATCGAACAATTGAACAAGTACATTACTGCCCATCAGATAAAAATAAACCGGGTGCAAACCGAACATAGCACACCAAAAGATTACCTGGAGCTAGTGCCCCAAAAAGCCACTGCGGGCTATACTCAAGGTTTTGCCAATCCCGAATACCTCAATACCTTGCCAAAGTACAAAATCCCCTTTTTGTCTAAGGGCAAAATTTACCGGGCTTTCGAGATTGACGGTGACTCTATGTTGCCGCTTCAATCGGGCGCTATAGTAATAGGAGAAAAGATCGCCAATTGGGACGACCTCACCAGTGGCCAAACCTGTGTGGTAGTGTCTAAACATGAAGGCATTGTACTCAAAAAAGTATACAAACGTCTTTTTGACTATGGCAAACTCTTGCTTAAGTCAGAAAACATCAGTTATCGCCCTTATGAAATAGAGGCCACCGAAATACTAGAGCTTTGGAAGTTTGTAGCCCACATTAGCCACTGTTTCCCTACCGATGCCCCCGACATAGAAGATATCAAGTTTGCCTTTGACCGTATCGAATTCCAACTCAATCAGACCCGCCTGAATCTCTTGGGGCAGGCAAGTAACGAATTGAAAGAGTAG
- a CDS encoding leucine-rich repeat domain-containing protein, with product MNLTPELENLRQLLTNDEESNQRLGVQLAQGMQVPFGFLPYLVDTTFKKYLCLEAEFIDPLFFVRDLNIHSLELQEPPRALCHLAQLKVLKMHNNRLKHLGTEVTTLKQLNRLHIDSNLLTNLQGIGQLDQLKHLYAHFNHLGTIEGIGALKKLETLYLNNNYLHHLPSEAEQLNQLKVLDLSANQLRVVTDVIEGWHSIEELNLSRNRIHRVSDQLGQLKHLKKLKLSNNMLVGFPEALTQLHQLEELHLNYNNIEQLPESIGTLTQLTLLDLGENKLKQLPETIGHLQKLRRLDLGDNSIEQLPASLTQLPQLEHLLVQSNQLRELPQDMGNLQQLKRITLLGNPIPTETKLLLAQQLPNTAIH from the coding sequence ATGAACTTAACCCCTGAGCTGGAAAACTTGCGCCAACTATTGACCAACGACGAAGAAAGTAACCAAAGACTAGGCGTACAACTTGCCCAAGGCATGCAGGTGCCTTTTGGTTTTTTGCCCTACCTTGTTGATACCACTTTTAAAAAATACCTCTGCCTGGAAGCCGAATTCATCGATCCTTTGTTTTTTGTACGCGACCTCAACATTCATTCGCTTGAACTCCAAGAGCCACCCAGGGCACTTTGTCACCTGGCACAGCTCAAAGTACTCAAAATGCATAACAATCGTTTGAAACACTTAGGAACAGAGGTTACTACACTAAAGCAGCTCAACCGCCTACACATAGACAGCAACTTGCTCACTAACTTGCAAGGCATTGGGCAATTAGACCAACTTAAGCATTTATACGCCCATTTCAACCACTTGGGCACTATTGAGGGCATTGGAGCCCTCAAAAAGCTAGAGACGCTTTACCTCAACAACAACTACTTGCACCACTTGCCCAGTGAGGCAGAGCAACTGAATCAACTAAAAGTGTTGGATTTATCGGCCAATCAATTGAGGGTGGTTACAGACGTAATAGAGGGATGGCACAGCATAGAAGAACTCAACCTGAGCCGTAACCGAATACACCGCGTAAGTGATCAGTTAGGGCAACTAAAACATCTGAAAAAGCTGAAATTATCGAACAACATGCTGGTCGGTTTTCCAGAGGCACTTACCCAACTCCACCAACTGGAAGAGTTGCACCTCAACTACAACAACATTGAGCAACTACCCGAAAGCATTGGAACACTTACCCAACTTACATTGCTAGACCTGGGCGAAAACAAGCTTAAGCAACTGCCCGAAACCATTGGCCATTTGCAAAAACTTCGTCGGCTAGACCTGGGCGATAACTCTATAGAACAACTGCCTGCCAGCCTGACACAATTGCCCCAACTTGAGCACTTATTGGTACAGTCTAATCAACTACGGGAGTTGCCCCAAGATATGGGCAACCTCCAGCAACTCAAACGTATCACCCTGTTGGGCAATCCAATACCTACCGAAACAAAACTGCTGCTTGCCCAGCAATTGCCCAACACCGCCATTCATTAG
- a CDS encoding IS982 family transposase, giving the protein MTDYTIAIYCFIDDFLKKIGRKENHLKKITDAELMTTALVAGRYFSGNHQKAMNYMKDHQGVNMIDKSGFNRRLHGLSTQLNAIFIGLGNTLKRLNTESVYLIDSFPVRGCRNIRIPRNKILKQEIYRGKSASKREYFYGFKVQVITTKEGIPVDYFISAGSFADITAFQAMHIDLPEGSQLYVDYGLEDFYKECEDIQLFIERKSNSKRKDSPALAFIKKQLRKRVETTFSEITAFFPLKIHAVTPEGFLLKIFLFFFAYTLKRVVA; this is encoded by the coding sequence ATGACAGACTATACAATTGCAATATATTGCTTTATCGATGATTTTCTAAAAAAAATCGGTCGTAAAGAAAATCATCTTAAAAAAATAACTGATGCGGAGCTTATGACAACAGCTTTAGTTGCTGGACGCTATTTTAGTGGAAATCATCAAAAAGCGATGAACTATATGAAAGACCATCAGGGTGTTAATATGATTGATAAATCGGGTTTCAATAGACGTTTGCACGGTCTGTCCACTCAGTTAAACGCTATATTTATAGGCTTAGGAAACACCCTAAAGAGGCTTAATACTGAAAGTGTGTATCTTATAGATAGTTTTCCAGTGAGGGGATGCCGCAATATTCGCATTCCCAGAAATAAAATTTTGAAACAAGAGATTTATCGAGGAAAGAGTGCGTCCAAACGTGAATATTTCTATGGCTTCAAAGTACAGGTAATTACTACAAAAGAAGGGATTCCTGTGGACTATTTTATTAGTGCAGGTTCATTTGCAGATATTACTGCCTTCCAGGCAATGCATATCGACTTGCCAGAAGGGAGCCAACTATATGTAGATTATGGATTAGAAGATTTCTATAAAGAATGTGAGGATATACAACTCTTTATAGAACGGAAATCAAATTCCAAAAGGAAAGATTCGCCTGCCTTAGCATTTATAAAAAAACAGCTAAGAAAGCGAGTTGAGACTACTTTTAGTGAAATAACAGCATTTTTCCCCCTGAAAATTCATGCGGTAACACCAGAGGGGTTTTTGCTGAAAATATTTTTATTCTTTTTTGCTTATACCCTGAAAAGGGTGGTAGCATAA
- a CDS encoding T9SS type A sorting domain-containing protein has protein sequence MPSYSQSCNASVSGLQNWSALSWSCSGGGTAPVVDGNTYAEDVTINSLGSGDILTANVSVVIDGNLNINASGGDPAFTVPAGVTLQVTGNLNSDNNNVLYTIEGTLIVDGTFTVKNGNQFAGSGALQGGTLIVKNNNECAGTCPTITFASCCENAGTDCYPPGSPSQFCTNNSPSGLPVELLFFEAKVHQASVWLKWATIQESNNQHFIVQYSQDLFNWHNIDTLPGQGNHVGLWHYSVADTPRVNGQMYYRLQQQDIDGAMAYSPVVGVWLRANVIQPKVYPNPAVDYLQVQLSEALGNVRIYLMSTLGVVKCQQTVSTDNAGFLLVRINLINFSPGVYVLRVVTKQQTFQQKVVVK, from the coding sequence GTGCCGTCTTACTCCCAATCTTGCAATGCTTCAGTATCGGGTTTGCAAAACTGGAGTGCTTTGAGTTGGAGCTGTTCTGGTGGAGGTACTGCTCCTGTTGTTGATGGAAACACTTATGCAGAAGATGTAACCATTAATAGCCTAGGCTCTGGCGATATATTGACAGCCAATGTAAGCGTAGTGATAGATGGTAACCTCAACATTAATGCTAGTGGAGGAGATCCTGCTTTTACAGTACCTGCCGGGGTTACTCTTCAGGTGACTGGAAACCTCAATAGTGACAATAACAATGTACTGTATACTATAGAAGGAACCTTGATTGTAGATGGTACTTTTACAGTAAAAAACGGTAATCAGTTTGCTGGCAGTGGTGCTCTGCAAGGAGGAACATTGATTGTAAAAAATAATAATGAATGTGCAGGCACTTGCCCAACCATTACTTTTGCCAGTTGCTGCGAAAACGCAGGGACAGATTGTTACCCACCAGGTTCACCCTCTCAGTTTTGCACCAACAATAGCCCCAGTGGGCTACCTGTAGAGTTATTATTTTTTGAAGCAAAAGTTCACCAGGCAAGTGTTTGGTTAAAGTGGGCAACTATTCAAGAAAGCAACAATCAACATTTTATAGTACAGTATAGCCAGGATTTATTTAATTGGCACAACATAGATACCCTACCAGGGCAAGGCAACCATGTGGGCTTATGGCATTACAGCGTTGCCGATACACCCCGTGTCAACGGGCAGATGTATTACCGTTTACAACAACAAGATATTGATGGCGCGATGGCTTATTCACCAGTAGTCGGAGTTTGGTTACGTGCCAATGTTATTCAACCAAAGGTATACCCCAACCCTGCTGTTGACTACCTTCAGGTACAGCTCAGCGAAGCTTTGGGCAACGTACGTATCTATTTGATGAGTACGTTGGGAGTAGTAAAATGTCAGCAAACTGTCTCGACAGACAACGCTGGTTTTTTGCTTGTAAGAATAAATCTGATAAATTTTTCTCCAGGAGTTTATGTATTAAGGGTTGTCACAAAACAGCAGACATTCCAGCAGAAGGTTGTAGTGAAATAG
- a CDS encoding tetratricopeptide repeat protein has translation MPLKTKITFLLLFSFLLVLPLQAQKKAIDSLFNLLNDKKVDTFQVNLLVKLSGAYTYVNPEEARKYAAQALEMAKKIKYPKGIANAYSSTGVVHSEQGNPEEAIKNYLEGLKIAESIQNQRVVAKISLNMGNVYSRLGDIMKAKEYAQRALAIYQKLEDQNRIATSYNNLGAIYQSMGNIDSAVLVYKTAQKVFEKNNNQYGVASALANLGIIYESIGDISEALKYQEAVVEIEQKMGNKNGVAFSSISIGNTYLKVKKYAKAKAYFNKALVLSREIGSFELLRDSYLSLYGYYRAQEDFEQALDYYQLYVNYKDSIFNKNKSKQIAQMQTVYETDKGKKDLEIEKTKNQAQKEELRRKGIQNTALIVGILLIVGVVMYLYRNNLRKQKTNKILEEQKRLIEDKNVRITDSINYARRIQSAVLPLHEEISKSIPEYFILWKPRDIVSGDFYWFAKTQPKPIYEEKMTFDGVHRVFKGVKGEKIILAAVDCTGHGVPGAFMSMIGSRLLNEIVNEQGVTEADEILNLLHDMVRVALKQDETQTHDGMDMSLVVIDKDKHIMQFAGAKNPLYMVQVPRIEGEKWHDSSSGKPEDSGLALQTVKGDIMSIGGFQIFDEIKFKKTIINISPKKFESTTFYMFSDGFQDQFGGIKGKKFMVKRFRKLLFEIHNKPIDRQKQLLEETLNDWMDGQAQVDDILVMGIRL, from the coding sequence ATGCCATTAAAAACTAAAATAACATTTCTTCTTCTTTTCTCTTTTTTGCTGGTGTTGCCTTTGCAGGCACAAAAAAAAGCAATAGACAGTCTGTTTAATCTACTGAACGACAAAAAAGTTGACACTTTTCAGGTAAACCTACTGGTAAAGTTAAGTGGTGCCTATACTTACGTAAATCCTGAAGAAGCTCGAAAGTATGCTGCTCAAGCCCTTGAGATGGCAAAAAAAATAAAATACCCAAAAGGCATTGCCAATGCCTATAGCAGTACTGGGGTGGTGCACAGCGAACAAGGCAACCCCGAAGAGGCAATCAAAAACTACTTAGAAGGTTTGAAAATAGCTGAAAGCATTCAAAATCAACGAGTTGTAGCCAAGATATCGCTCAATATGGGCAATGTATATAGTCGCCTGGGTGACATTATGAAGGCTAAAGAATACGCGCAAAGAGCACTTGCTATTTACCAAAAACTAGAAGACCAAAACCGCATTGCCACTTCTTATAACAATCTGGGGGCTATTTATCAAAGTATGGGTAACATAGACTCGGCAGTGTTGGTATACAAAACCGCCCAAAAAGTTTTTGAAAAAAACAACAACCAGTATGGGGTAGCTTCAGCGTTGGCAAACCTGGGCATTATTTACGAGAGCATTGGCGACATATCGGAGGCCCTCAAGTACCAGGAAGCTGTGGTAGAAATTGAGCAAAAAATGGGCAATAAAAATGGAGTGGCTTTTTCTTCTATTAGTATTGGGAATACCTACCTCAAAGTAAAAAAATACGCGAAAGCAAAAGCCTACTTCAACAAAGCCCTTGTATTGTCAAGAGAAATAGGGTCTTTTGAACTTTTGCGTGACAGCTACTTAAGTTTGTATGGTTATTATCGGGCACAAGAAGATTTTGAACAAGCCCTGGACTACTACCAATTATATGTAAATTATAAAGACAGCATATTTAACAAAAACAAAAGTAAGCAAATTGCCCAAATGCAAACGGTGTATGAAACCGACAAAGGTAAAAAAGACCTGGAAATAGAGAAAACCAAAAACCAGGCACAGAAAGAAGAGCTACGCCGTAAAGGCATTCAAAACACTGCCTTGATTGTAGGTATTTTGCTGATTGTGGGGGTGGTAATGTACCTGTATCGGAACAATTTGCGCAAGCAAAAAACCAACAAAATACTAGAAGAACAAAAACGCCTGATAGAAGACAAAAACGTAAGAATTACTGATAGTATCAACTATGCCCGCAGAATACAAAGCGCTGTGTTGCCACTGCACGAAGAAATCAGCAAATCTATTCCTGAATATTTTATTCTTTGGAAACCTCGCGACATTGTAAGTGGCGATTTTTACTGGTTTGCCAAAACCCAACCCAAACCAATATATGAGGAAAAAATGACCTTTGACGGAGTACACCGGGTATTTAAAGGGGTAAAGGGAGAAAAAATTATATTGGCTGCAGTAGACTGTACCGGGCATGGGGTACCAGGGGCTTTTATGAGTATGATTGGGAGTCGGTTGCTCAATGAAATTGTAAATGAACAGGGAGTGACCGAAGCAGACGAAATTTTAAACTTGTTGCATGATATGGTGAGGGTTGCCCTGAAACAAGACGAAACCCAAACCCACGATGGAATGGACATGTCGCTGGTGGTGATAGATAAAGACAAGCACATAATGCAGTTTGCGGGTGCCAAAAATCCCCTATATATGGTGCAAGTACCCAGAATAGAAGGAGAGAAATGGCACGACTCCAGTAGCGGAAAACCTGAAGACTCAGGGCTGGCTTTGCAAACCGTAAAGGGAGATATTATGTCTATTGGTGGATTCCAGATTTTTGACGAAATTAAGTTTAAGAAAACAATTATAAATATCTCACCCAAAAAATTTGAAAGTACTACTTTTTATATGTTTTCTGATGGCTTTCAAGACCAGTTTGGAGGCATCAAAGGTAAAAAGTTTATGGTTAAGCGGTTTAGAAAACTGTTGTTTGAAATTCATAACAAACCCATCGACCGACAAAAACAATTGCTGGAAGAAACACTGAACGACTGGATGGATGGGCAAGCTCAGGTAGACGATATTTTAGTGATGGGGATACGTTTGTAG
- a CDS encoding sterol desaturase family protein encodes MKQIITQLEQNTNTLIAAFLLFSVGLALIEFVWELYTRKIDRQRLKEMGASVWVFLFSFLTEKIGNVLFFASFFWLANLITWQLPVNSFTVIATLLFVDLLYYWEHRLEHEVRLLWGYHSIHHSSPIYNYTTALRVSFFDNFVTWVFYLPAVLLGFHPVVILLAIGVMLMYQFWLHTELIGKMGWFGKVFNTPSHHRVHHGSDEMYLDKNYGGILIIWDKLFGTFQPEIKKPTYGLTEQINTTHPVKVHLYEFNQILKDVRKASNVKEAKAYLWNKPGWAPSKEAGQVDDTLEKAKSTRQH; translated from the coding sequence ATGAAACAAATCATCACGCAATTAGAGCAAAATACCAATACCCTCATCGCCGCATTCTTGTTGTTTTCGGTGGGGCTTGCACTTATAGAGTTTGTTTGGGAGTTGTACACCCGCAAAATAGACCGCCAACGACTCAAAGAAATGGGTGCCAGTGTATGGGTTTTCCTGTTCAGTTTTTTGACCGAAAAAATAGGCAATGTGTTGTTTTTTGCCAGTTTTTTTTGGTTGGCAAATCTTATCACTTGGCAACTGCCCGTAAACAGTTTTACTGTAATAGCCACCTTATTATTTGTCGATTTATTGTATTATTGGGAGCACCGCCTAGAGCACGAAGTAAGGCTTTTGTGGGGCTATCATTCTATTCATCATAGCTCACCTATTTACAATTACACCACTGCTTTGCGGGTATCATTTTTCGACAATTTCGTTACCTGGGTTTTTTACTTGCCTGCGGTTTTGCTGGGTTTTCACCCTGTGGTGATATTGCTTGCCATTGGGGTTATGCTCATGTATCAGTTTTGGTTACACACCGAGTTGATAGGTAAAATGGGGTGGTTTGGGAAAGTTTTCAATACTCCTTCGCACCATCGGGTGCACCACGGTTCCGACGAAATGTACCTGGACAAAAACTATGGAGGCATTTTAATTATCTGGGACAAGTTATTTGGTACCTTCCAGCCTGAGATCAAAAAGCCTACTTATGGGCTTACTGAACAAATTAATACTACCCACCCAGTAAAAGTACATTTGTATGAGTTTAACCAAATACTAAAAGACGTACGTAAAGCCAGCAACGTCAAAGAGGCAAAGGCGTACCTTTGGAACAAGCCAGGGTGGGCGCCTAGCAAGGAGGCTGGTCAAGTTGATGATACATTAGAAAAAGCAAAAAGTACAAGGCAACACTGA